Proteins encoded together in one Desulfosporosinus meridiei DSM 13257 window:
- the rarD gene encoding EamA family transporter RarD, with product MLNRLMKALSGKSQSRGIVYAVLSYLLWGILPLYWKALKQINADEILASRITWSFVFLLLIMIIIGGLKDLKQVISTPKTLIGVFLGSLLISANWFIYIWAVNCNHVIETSLGYYINPLFTVLLGVTVLHERIDRWQITSLGLALLGVLIITFQYGQIPWIALSLAISFGLYGLVKKLSNLSSIIGLTMETMMITPLALGYMVYKQVEGTSSLSALPLNIWILVVMTGVITATPLLLFAQAAKCVPLSTLGFIQYLSPSIGLLLGIFLFKESFTRVDLISFGLIWLALGTYSFSRKEFINSLHKKRLIRFS from the coding sequence TTGCTGAATCGACTGATGAAGGCTTTAAGTGGAAAATCTCAAAGTCGGGGAATTGTTTATGCTGTTTTGTCTTATCTGTTATGGGGAATTCTCCCTTTATATTGGAAAGCCTTAAAGCAAATTAATGCGGACGAAATACTTGCTTCTCGAATTACCTGGTCCTTTGTATTTCTCCTGCTCATTATGATAATTATTGGAGGCTTAAAGGACCTTAAACAGGTTATTTCAACTCCGAAAACCTTAATTGGGGTTTTTTTGGGCTCGCTCTTAATCAGTGCTAACTGGTTTATCTATATCTGGGCGGTGAATTGTAATCATGTCATTGAAACAAGTTTAGGTTATTATATTAATCCGCTGTTTACGGTGCTATTAGGGGTTACCGTCTTACATGAGAGAATTGACCGCTGGCAGATTACCTCATTAGGATTAGCCTTGTTAGGTGTGCTGATCATCACGTTTCAATATGGACAAATCCCTTGGATTGCTCTGTCCCTGGCAATTTCTTTTGGCCTCTATGGATTAGTTAAGAAGCTGTCGAACCTCTCCTCCATCATTGGCCTTACCATGGAAACAATGATGATTACGCCCTTAGCTTTAGGGTACATGGTTTATAAACAAGTCGAAGGCACAAGTTCTTTAAGCGCTCTGCCGCTGAATATCTGGATCTTAGTGGTTATGACCGGAGTTATCACAGCCACACCTCTTTTATTATTTGCTCAGGCTGCCAAATGTGTCCCCTTATCAACCCTGGGATTCATCCAATATCTGTCTCCCAGCATTGGCCTTTTACTGGGGATTTTCTTGTTTAAAGAATCCTTCACGAGGGTGGACCTTATAAGCTTTGGTTTAATTTGGCTGGCTTTAGGGACATACTCTTTTTCTAGGAAGGAATTTATAAACTCCCTGCATAAGAAGCGTTTAATTAGGTTTTCATGA